The DNA region ATGAAGTGTTGACAATAATTATGTTAATGTAAGGAAGGACTAAGGAAAATCAATTGAAAGGGAAGTCTAACAACCAAACAAACCCTTGTGAATTCTGgcaattatatttaattgagtTACAACCCACCACACCACCAAACAAGCTAATGTTGTGATTGTGATGAACGTGGCCAGATAGATTGTAACTCCATAATAGACATATAAAATTGTCTATTATCAATTACTGCATCTTACAGTAAAcaatgatttttaataaatttgtattatttaggtacaaacaatattatttcatataaaagaATCTTTTTGCCTTGGAAGATTCCCCAGAAAGTAAATGATTCAAATTCAGTTTAGGCACCACCAATATCAAATTGAGAGAGCATATAGTAAAGCAAGTTTAGccatcaaatatatatatttttcagtttGGTAGTCAACATGTTAGAAAAGTCTAGCCTGTcgaccaaaaataataattaagcaTGCATGCATACATACACAACTAGTTACTTCATTCAATTACCTGGGGTTTCATTCATGTCTACAACAACACTTGTCTCCACCAACACAACAGTCGAAATTTCAGGCGAGATATTATTCTCCGCCTGAGCACCAGGGGTTGTTACTCCATCTGCATTGTCTGTAGAGAAATTTTCCACAATACCAGCAGCAATACTCGTCTCAGGAACATCATCATTAGCTGGTTCTGCAGGAGCAACGCTTGCTACACCAATGGCGTCAGCATTTGGTACATCATTAGCTGCTGGTTGGACAATGAGTGGAGTACCAATAGGTACATCAAAAATATCGTTAACTGATTGAACAATGAATGGACCACCACTAGTAGCAGCAGCATCATCATTTAGCACTTCAACATCTGTTGGTGTGCCATTTTTCGGACCAGCAATTATTTCAACAGTTGCAGTAGCCGGCGGTGATGGTATTTTTACTTCATTATCACTTCCCACAGCAGATTCACTAGCCGATGCTGATGGTGGTACTGCCACAGAAGTGCCATTGGAAGTATCATTAGCAGGTGGTCCTACAGTTACTTCATTATCACTTTCCATAACAACGATGTTACCAGCATTACCCTCTGCTAGTCCAGTTACTTCATTATCACTTTCCATAACAGCGACTTTAGTAGCATTATCCGATGGTAGTACAGTTACTTCATTATCACTTTCCATAACAGCGACGTTACCAGAATTATGCGCTGCTAATTCAACATTTACTTCATTATCACTTTCCATAACAGCAACGTTACCAGAATTATCCGCTGCTAATTCAACATTTACTCCATTATCACTTTCCATAACATCAGTTCCATTAGCAGCATTATCCGGTGGTAGTACATTTACTTCATTATCACTTTCCATAACAGCAGTGCCATGAGAAGCATTATCCGGTGGTAATACAGTTACATCATTATCACTTTCCATAACAGCGACGTTACCAGCATTATCCGCTGCTAGTACAACATTTACTTCATTATCATTTTCCATAACCGAGACATCACCAGCATTATCCGCTGCTAGTACAGCATTTACTTCATTATCACTTTCCATAACAGCAACATTACCAGCATTATCCTCTGCTAGTACAACATTTACTTCATAATTATCACTTTCAATAACAGCAACCTTACCAGCATTATCCTCTGCTAGTACAACATTTACTTCATTATCCATAACAGCAGTGTCATTAGCGGCATTATCTGGAGGTAGTACAGTTACATTATCACTTTCCATAACAGCGAAGTTAGCAGCATTATCCACTTCTAGGACATTTACTTCATTATCACTTTCCATAACAGCAGTGCCATTAGCAGCATTATCTGGAGGTAGTACAGTTACTTCATTATCAATTTCCATAGCAGCGAAGTTAGCAGCATTATCCGTTTCTAGGACATTTACTTCATTATCATTTTCCATAACAGAGATGTCAGCATTATCCGCTTCTAGAACTACTTGAATATCACTTGCCAAAGCAGCGACTGCAATATCCGGTGGTGGTACAGTTACTTCACTATCATTAGCCACAGCAGCAGCATTAGCCGGTTGTGGAACAGTTACTTGAATATCACTTGCCACGACAGTGGCATTATCTGCATTAGCGGGTGGTGGAACAGTTACTTGAATATCACTTGCGATGGCAGTGGCATTAGCAGGTGGTGGTACAATTACTTGATTATCACTTGCCATGGCAGTGGCATTAGACGATGATGTTACAATTGAAATTCCCATATTACCGTCTGCTGGGCTAACTGTGATGCTCTCAATTACTGTACCTTGAGGGGACAGGGAGGGCATAACTGCAACTGCTTGGACCGGATGCTTATGAAGAACTTCAGTAGGAACATGGAGTTTCTCATGGTTACCTGCATTAGAAGTACTGGACTTCAGTTGCTGCCCAGGTCCCAGATCGTTTCTACCATGTAGTTGCTGCAGCCTGTAATCCGTTTCAGGTCGTCGACAAACTTTTCTAAGTGGCACAATTTCCTGAAGTAAATTGGATAAATCCACTTTGGTATTAGATGACAGAATGAATTAAAGATTTGAGCAAATCTGAAGTGAGTCTATACAGCGGCCCTGAATTCAAAtgcaaattttaataatttcagttCTATTTTAAAACTTCTATTTTAaaacttctattttttttaaatccacaAAAACGTATCCAGAATCGTCTAATTTTGTCGTATCCGATACCCGTTTTGCCGTATCAGAtactccaaaaaaaaatttagagtaTTGGTGCTACTTagcaatcaaaataaaataaagcacTTTGTGAAAAGACTCCTAATGATAGAACATAAGTAACACGAATTTAGCAACTCCAAAAAAATGTCCAAACTCACATTTAACAAGCATTGATTTATGTAATACCTCAGAAAGATCATGATCATAGCGAACAAGAAACCTACAGCGGCAACCTCTAACATCATGTCTCCGCCTTTGTGAGTCGAGAACATGGGCATCATAGTAAAGAGCTTGTTCTTTGCCTTCCTGAGAACCATACAATGCCATACAAAGAGAATGACGATGATCTAATAAAATTGTGTGCGACTTACCAGCAACAACTGATCAACTGTATTGCTAGGACTATTAGAAATCTATACCTGGAAACAAAGTATAAGATCTCCTGGAAGAACTGAAACACATTCTGATGATTCACATGGAAGAGACCGCTGTCTCACATGCTTACGAACATTAACCCACTCGTCCTCCTCAACGCCAAAACCGGAAAATCTAATAAGAACGTCCTGCAATCACCATTATAATGCAATCCATCAGAGTGAAAATAGATAGGCAGGATATTGAAGATCTTAGTAATGCTTATTgcacaaaataaaacataaagtTGAAAGAATGCATGATATACACACAAAATTGAGAAGCCTGACAACAGGCATTGAAGTGATGTACAATTTCTACACTGATTGTCATTTAAATAGATGAGTCCCCCAAGAAGAAGGAAAAAATTGCCTAATCAGAAATGATTCTAATATATATGGGTGGAAATAACCAAGTAAACAGAATCTACGGATTTCAAGTTTCAAGATTGGAGAGTAACAGAAACCGTAGGCACAAACCATGCCAAATTCAACACCATTTTCATATAGGATTATACTGAATACAAAAGTATCTGCTCAAAATTCACTTACTGGATCACCTGTCTCAACTGATCTATGAGATATAAACATTGCAACATCATACCTGATAAACCAGCAGGACAAAggttattaattttaagaagaataatgaaacaaacaacaaaaattGGAACAATGGGGCAATAATAAGCAGATGCGCTAGAGGTAAGCCTGACCAATAGAAATACTGACCAAGCACCATCTCGAGCAGACTTGGCTTCGAACTCCATGTGAGAACTATCCGACACACTCTTTAACACTGTTGGAACTGAGCAAAGACATAGTATCAATCACAATTGCAAGAGAGCAGGAAATGGAAGATGGAAAACAATACAGCAGTATCTCCTACTTCGAAAATTAAGGCCTGAGGACCTTAGAACACAAATACAGCAACAAATGACGCGTCTTCTCTAATTATATGGAACATGCTGGTGAAATATATTCAAAAAGTTTCACATGAAATGATGAGACGGGTATATATTTTAGGCTTACACGTTATTTATTAAATGGATCTATCAATAAAACAAGAAATGCTTTGAACAATTTTGATCTATCTAGACATGCTTCAATAGAAAGTTGTCTTTAATGGGCACTAAGCATTGATATTAGAGGTGAGTAACATAAAACTACAAGTAGACCTCTCCAACCTGTAGAAGGGGGAACCACCGTTGGAGGAGGTTGGGGAATACTTCTCACTACGGTTGGATCTTGCCTAGGCATAGGTGCTGCATTTAGCAATCCAGGAACTCTGACACCCTTGGCCCTTATAGCATATCTCCGATTTTGGAACCAATTCCACACCTACATAAACCACTCAACCGATAGAAAAGTGTGATAAGGAgatcaaacaaaagaaaagtGAATTACCTGTTTCATTTGAACCACAAACTTCCCTGACCTTTCAGCTGTAGTACTATAGAAGGGATAGAGAACAATAAGGTTGTCAACACAAGATAAAACAGTGGCCATTTCCAttagattaaataaaagacTAGTGTACCTAAACTTCTCTGCAATATCTGTAAGTGCTTCACGAGTTGGCATCTGATTTTTATGTTCATGTAGAATAGCTTCCATTTCTGCAACCTAAAAGAGATAAACAGTGGTTTTATTAAATCATCCACCTTTTTGTGCCTCCAAAGAAGTATAACTATTTGCATTTCAAATCATAATCTAATGAGACTATTCTCTTGTGATTCAAATTCACATATAAAAACATATGATTAAGAGAATAAGAAACAGCTAAACAAGAAATGGAAGATACCTCGGCAGCGTTAAAACGGAAGGATGGACCTCCATTACTGGGTGGTCTTCCCATCGTTCTTCTTCAAATTGGCAATTTAGCAGCTCAAACTTTCTTCTCAACTATCAATCAATGTCAAATTCAAATCGAAAGAGAGAACAAGGCGTTGGGGTTTCGGTTTTTCTTCTCTTCTAAAAATTGGGGTTTCGGTTCAgaacttcaaaaaaaaaaacatgagaaccaaaaaaaaactaaaaaaaaactaaaaaacacgagaaaaataataaatgaaatatcaaatataaataaatttgtccTTCAATTATTCGAGGTTGAGCATATATACtctttaacattatttttttttttttttatatatgaaaacaTAATAGGCTTTATcagtttttatctcaaaacttaAACATTAcattatcaatttaattaatttttttatttcttaaaatattaaaattatttattatttttttaatataaattaattattaaataaaaatatagagagataaaaaataatttaatcaaaaacaaataaaaattaatttttttctacttttaatcaaacaataaatttttttaaaaaaaaaaacttcgtTTAAGCTcgttattttataaactaatatttgaaggagaatttgaaaaaaaaaaaaataaatttataaaaatatatgttcaaACTATGATCCatttttgaatattatatttctaaaaaaaatctttataaataaataagattacaTTAATCCTATAAAAAACACGTATTTTCACAAATTGAAAGGTTGTTAACATATTTATCCTTCGTATTTCATGTTtttcgaataaaaatattatcgaTACAACAGATTTCGTAAAGCTAAATATTACATTACATTAACAAAATTTCATACCCGAAATTTGAGTTTGTGACAAAAGAACCGGATAGAATAAAGTTGTCCGTCACTCTCGTCTAATTGATAGTGAAATATCTAAACTACACACAAGTGGTGTAATATTAGTTTGTCTTCTTctatatctatattttttatttattaattagacattatgttatttaaaattaattcatagatagatagattggggttgaaattatttgaaagagaTAAGGCGGTCTAGTCCtaatattaattacaaataaaaaataaaataatattctcttCCTTCTTTGGTACTGTTGGCATATGAAAAGTGGTTAAACCAAGTATGCAATATCAGCTCTCTTAGCTGCCCCCAACCGCAAATACTattcaaaacattattattattattattattatataattattattaaggtTGCTACAATATTAGGATTCTAATGACTCTATTTacactaaatattatttatttaccttTGTTTTTGGAATTGGATGAGGGTCTAGCTAATCCCCTTCCTAACtactttattaatatatatttcatatttacattaatttgtatttttatatcatatttataaagaCTTGTGCCAAAAGGTAACCTGCTGCCAGCTTCAAGATCCatccttttattaaaaaaaaatatattctgtCTAAAGATACTCATCAAGGCTCAGATTTCATGAAAACTCCATCTTTCCCTGAAATTTTTTATATggtatttgaatttattaatatgagGCTCAAATTTTGCCAGGTAATTATTTACTGccatattaattaaaaaataaaacattaatttatgatttttttttcattcattatttgcCAACAATGTAAAAATGTAGGGTAATAATATGTGATTTCTTAATAATCATTCCTTGGGACTTTCTTACGTGGATCAGtatcatttcttatttttatattcaatttatgcattaaattataagaaaaaatatagtaaTTGCCTAGAAATGAAAAGGAAACCATTTTTAATTTGACAAAGTCGTGGTCGTCGACTACAActatttatgtgttttttttaattgttttttgtcGTGATTGACACGCTAATACAACCAAATTTAACTCACCCCATGagttttcttttctctttctttaagctctaattaattaattaattaattaattaactaatctaagTTGACCATACCATGAAACaagataattatataaatactacCAAGTTAGGCACCCATTCtccaaaatgaaaatgaaaaagaagaagaatcaaaaACTTCCGCCATGGCAATCCATGGATCCATACATACTATCAAAGATCATATCACATTTAAGTCTCCATGATCAGCTTTTCGGACCACCTCTAGTTTGTCGATCATGGTTATCTGCATCTCTCCACACCATCTTCCCCAATTCCACCCTCGATCTCCGTCCAATCGATCGTCTAGACGACCATTGTCAACGTCTCAGATTCACCCATCTTCTTAAACTAGCTTTAAACAGATACAATATCCAATGGCGTTCCATTTACTTCCCTTGCAAATACCATCTTGGTTATTTCGCTACTCTTCAAATAGCTGAGAAAACACCAAACATTTCATCACTAACCCAATCTTCATATGAAGATTACGATGATGCCAGTCCAGTATTCACTTCTCTTATTCATTGGGAAAATTTGAAGACTTTTCGGGTTGGGACAAACCCGCTTTGCGGTTACCAGGTTTTGAACCAGTTAGCGGATCACTGTCACAAGATAAGGGAGATATGTATTAATGGTGCTAGAGTGATGGAGAAAGAGGCTTCGTGTATTGTAGATGGGTTTCCAAGGTTGGAGAGATTGGATTTGTCGAGGTCTTGTTTGGAAGT from Impatiens glandulifera chromosome 5, dImpGla2.1, whole genome shotgun sequence includes:
- the LOC124940241 gene encoding uncharacterized protein LOC124940241 isoform X2 codes for the protein MGRPPSNGGPSFRFNAAEVAEMEAILHEHKNQMPTREALTDIAEKFSTTAERSGKFVVQMKQVWNWFQNRRYAIRAKGVRVPGLLNAAPMPRQDPTVVRSIPQPPPTVVPPSTVLKSVSDSSHMEFEAKSARDGAWYDVAMFISHRSVETGDPDVLIRFSGFGVEEDEWVNVRKHVRQRSLPCESSECVSVLPGDLILCFQEGKEQALYYDAHVLDSQRRRHDVRGCRCRFLVRYDHDLSEEIVPLRKVCRRPETDYRLQQLHGRNDLGPGQQLKSSTSNAGNHEKLHVPTEVLHKHPVQAVAVMPSLSPQGTVIESITVSPADGNMGISIVTSSSNATAMASDNQVIVPPPANATAIASDIQVTVPPPANADNATVVASDIQVTVPQPANAAAVANDSEVTVPPPDIAVAALASDIQVVLEADNADISVMENDNEVNVLETDNAANFAAMEIDNEVTVLPPDNAANGTAVMESDNEVNVLEVDNAANFAVMESDNVTVLPPDNAANDTAVMDNEVNVVLAEDNAGKVAVIESDNYEVNVVLAEDNAGNVAVMESDNEVNAVLAADNAGDVSVMENDNEVNVVLAADNAGNVAVMESDNDVTVLPPDNASHGTAVMESDNEVNVLPPDNAANGTDVMESDNGVNVELAADNSGNVAVMESDNEVNVELAAHNSGNVAVMESDNEVTVLPSDNATKVAVMESDNEVTGLAEGNAGNIVVMESDNEVTVGPPANDTSNGTSVAVPPSASASESAVGSDNEVKIPSPPATATVEIIAGPKNGTPTDVEVLNDDAAATSGGPFIVQSVNDIFDVPIGTPLIVQPAANDVPNADAIGVASVAPAEPANDDVPETSIAAGIVENFSTDNADGVTTPGAQAENNISPEISTVVLVETSVVVDMNETPGN
- the LOC124940241 gene encoding uncharacterized protein LOC124940241 isoform X3, producing MGRPPSNGGPSFRFNAAEVAEMEAILHEHKNQMPTREALTDIAEKFSTTAERSGKFVVQMKQVWNWFQNRRYAIRAKGVRVPGLLNAAPMPRQDPTVVRSIPQPPPTVVPPSTVPTVLKSVSDSSHMEFEAKSARDGAWYDVAMFISHRSVETGDPDVLIRFSGFGVEEDEWVNVRKHVRQRSLPCESSECVSVLPGDLILCFQEGKEQALYYDAHVLDSQRRRHDVRGCRCRFLVRYDHDLSEEIVPLRKVCRRPETDYRLQQLHGRNDLGPGQQLKSSTSNAGNHEKLHVPTEVLHKHPVQAVAVMPSLSPQGTVIESITVSPADGNMGISIVTSSSNATAMASDNQVIVPPPANATAIASDIQVTVPPPANADNATVVASDIQVTVPQPANAAAVANDSEVTVPPPDIAVAALASDIQVVLEADNADISVMENDNEVNVLETDNAANFAAMEIDNEVTVLPPDNAANGTAVMESDNEVNVLEVDNAANFAVMESDNVTVLPPDNAANDTAVMDNEVNVVLAEDNAGKVAVIESDNYEVNVVLAEDNAGNVAVMESDNEVNAVLAADNAGDVSVMENDNEVNVVLAADNAGNVAVMESDNDVTVLPPDNASHGTAVMESDNEVNVLPPDNAANGTDVMESDNGVNVELAADNSGNVAVMESDNEVNVELAAHNSGNVAVMESDNEVTVLPSDNATKVAVMESDNEVTGLAPANDTSNGTSVAVPPSASASESAVGSDNEVKIPSPPATATVEIIAGPKNGTPTDVEVLNDDAAATSGGPFIVQSVNDIFDVPIGTPLIVQPAANDVPNADAIGVASVAPAEPANDDVPETSIAAGIVENFSTDNADGVTTPGAQAENNISPEISTVVLVETSVVVDMNETPGN
- the LOC124940241 gene encoding uncharacterized protein LOC124940241 isoform X1; amino-acid sequence: MGRPPSNGGPSFRFNAAEVAEMEAILHEHKNQMPTREALTDIAEKFSTTAERSGKFVVQMKQVWNWFQNRRYAIRAKGVRVPGLLNAAPMPRQDPTVVRSIPQPPPTVVPPSTVPTVLKSVSDSSHMEFEAKSARDGAWYDVAMFISHRSVETGDPDVLIRFSGFGVEEDEWVNVRKHVRQRSLPCESSECVSVLPGDLILCFQEGKEQALYYDAHVLDSQRRRHDVRGCRCRFLVRYDHDLSEEIVPLRKVCRRPETDYRLQQLHGRNDLGPGQQLKSSTSNAGNHEKLHVPTEVLHKHPVQAVAVMPSLSPQGTVIESITVSPADGNMGISIVTSSSNATAMASDNQVIVPPPANATAIASDIQVTVPPPANADNATVVASDIQVTVPQPANAAAVANDSEVTVPPPDIAVAALASDIQVVLEADNADISVMENDNEVNVLETDNAANFAAMEIDNEVTVLPPDNAANGTAVMESDNEVNVLEVDNAANFAVMESDNVTVLPPDNAANDTAVMDNEVNVVLAEDNAGKVAVIESDNYEVNVVLAEDNAGNVAVMESDNEVNAVLAADNAGDVSVMENDNEVNVVLAADNAGNVAVMESDNDVTVLPPDNASHGTAVMESDNEVNVLPPDNAANGTDVMESDNGVNVELAADNSGNVAVMESDNEVNVELAAHNSGNVAVMESDNEVTVLPSDNATKVAVMESDNEVTGLAEGNAGNIVVMESDNEVTVGPPANDTSNGTSVAVPPSASASESAVGSDNEVKIPSPPATATVEIIAGPKNGTPTDVEVLNDDAAATSGGPFIVQSVNDIFDVPIGTPLIVQPAANDVPNADAIGVASVAPAEPANDDVPETSIAAGIVENFSTDNADGVTTPGAQAENNISPEISTVVLVETSVVVDMNETPGN
- the LOC124940241 gene encoding mesocentin-like isoform X4, coding for MVLGQYFYWYDVAMFISHRSVETGDPDVLIRFSGFGVEEDEWVNVRKHVRQRSLPCESSECVSVLPGDLILCFQEGKEQALYYDAHVLDSQRRRHDVRGCRCRFLVRYDHDLSEEIVPLRKVCRRPETDYRLQQLHGRNDLGPGQQLKSSTSNAGNHEKLHVPTEVLHKHPVQAVAVMPSLSPQGTVIESITVSPADGNMGISIVTSSSNATAMASDNQVIVPPPANATAIASDIQVTVPPPANADNATVVASDIQVTVPQPANAAAVANDSEVTVPPPDIAVAALASDIQVVLEADNADISVMENDNEVNVLETDNAANFAAMEIDNEVTVLPPDNAANGTAVMESDNEVNVLEVDNAANFAVMESDNVTVLPPDNAANDTAVMDNEVNVVLAEDNAGKVAVIESDNYEVNVVLAEDNAGNVAVMESDNEVNAVLAADNAGDVSVMENDNEVNVVLAADNAGNVAVMESDNDVTVLPPDNASHGTAVMESDNEVNVLPPDNAANGTDVMESDNGVNVELAADNSGNVAVMESDNEVNVELAAHNSGNVAVMESDNEVTVLPSDNATKVAVMESDNEVTGLAEGNAGNIVVMESDNEVTVGPPANDTSNGTSVAVPPSASASESAVGSDNEVKIPSPPATATVEIIAGPKNGTPTDVEVLNDDAAATSGGPFIVQSVNDIFDVPIGTPLIVQPAANDVPNADAIGVASVAPAEPANDDVPETSIAAGIVENFSTDNADGVTTPGAQAENNISPEISTVVLVETSVVVDMNETPGN